Below is a genomic region from Acidobacteriota bacterium.
TTGCGGAATTTCGCATATGTTAGATTTTAGGATTGAGGGATTATAGGTTCGTGGAGATGAGCAGTGAGCGGATGATTCTGATTAATCTAACCGCAAAAGTCCGAACCTGAAAGTGGTTTTATCCAACCGGAAGCGCCGGAGTAACGGGGGAAAAGATTACAGGCGGTGCGTTTTCCCGGATAAGACCTTAGTGATTTTCATCTCCCGGACAGTATCAAGGAGGTTGAACCAACCCGGCTTTTTCTCTGAAGCAGGTAAAGGTGCTTCAAGCCGGTTCAAGCGGATGCCGCAATGTTTACAAAAGACGGCGTTAGCGAGATTGTCGTTGCCGCACCTTGAACAATAATTTTCGGGAGTTCGGTGTTTAAGGGAATGGAATTCCTGAAATTCAACTGTTGCAGTTTGCGCTGGTAATTTAAGTTCTAATGCCGACGAGGGGGACGTCGTGATACGCAACCCCTCGGCAGAATTGGCGCTGGTATTTGTTGGTTCCGGCATATTGGCTTTCACCCAGATGTCCATCAGTTGACGACGCGCTAAAGCGATTTTGGCATGCGGGTCAGACGTTTCGCTTGCCGGCAGGGCGATTTTTCGGGTACGCAGGCGGCGGGCGATGCGATAGGCGCGGCTGGAACCGGTTGAGGGAGATTGGCTGCGAACCTTTTCGACGATTTTAAAGAAAG
It encodes:
- a CDS encoding zinc ribbon domain-containing protein is translated as MESPECWDLLTSSLAVCDLQKPAAVWAFLTLQGLISDRASDRIAFFKIVEKVRSQSPSTGSSRAYRIARRLRTRKIALPASETSDPHAKIALARRQLMDIWVKANMPEPTNTSANSAEGLRITTSPSSALELKLPAQTATVEFQEFHSLKHRTPENYCSRCGNDNLANAVFCKHCGIRLNRLEAPLPASEKKPGWFNLLDTVREMKITKVLSGKTHRL